The following are encoded in a window of Atribacteraceae bacterium genomic DNA:
- a CDS encoding uroporphyrinogen decarboxylase family protein, with protein MRSSRERLHQSLNHREPDRIPLDLGGIVSGITRLSHRSLLKYLGFQEEDEILVDRVQQLVKPDSRILEVLGIDTRYAYLPIPASVWKADREGGLWVDAWGVQRRFTGLYFDMLGHPLEHVVETSDLPGLTWPDARKPEHYEELAAQVEALQESGYGIIVNLIGSCFEFAWYLRGFEKFLSDLVLNPGLACSILDIMLDFQTAQFAELLNRVGDQIDVVLVGDDLATQNGPFISPDIYRRLIKPRQKKLFDTIRGKTRAKLFYHSCGAVSPFIPDLIDIGVDILNPVQVAARGMDAAYLKREFGSYLCFWGGIDTQSVLPFGTPDDVRDEVRRRIDQLAPGGGYVLGAVHNIQADVPPENVVAMFEEALRYGGYGVG; from the coding sequence ATGAGGAGCAGTCGCGAGAGGCTTCACCAATCGTTGAATCACCGGGAACCGGACCGAATCCCTTTGGATCTGGGAGGTATCGTTTCGGGGATCACCCGCCTTTCCCACCGTAGCCTGCTAAAATATCTTGGCTTTCAAGAAGAAGACGAAATCCTCGTTGACCGGGTCCAGCAACTGGTGAAACCAGATTCCCGCATCCTCGAAGTCTTGGGTATCGATACCCGGTATGCTTACCTGCCGATCCCCGCCTCAGTTTGGAAAGCCGACCGGGAGGGAGGTCTGTGGGTTGACGCGTGGGGGGTGCAACGAAGGTTCACCGGCCTTTATTTCGATATGCTCGGTCATCCACTCGAGCACGTCGTGGAAACTTCCGACCTCCCGGGCCTTACTTGGCCCGATGCCCGTAAACCGGAGCACTACGAAGAACTGGCCGCCCAAGTCGAGGCACTACAGGAGAGTGGATACGGGATTATCGTCAACCTGATCGGCTCCTGCTTCGAATTTGCCTGGTATCTGCGAGGATTCGAAAAGTTTTTGAGCGACTTGGTCCTCAATCCTGGCTTGGCCTGTTCAATTCTCGATATCATGCTCGATTTCCAAACCGCTCAGTTCGCAGAACTGTTGAACCGAGTGGGTGACCAGATCGATGTGGTTTTAGTCGGTGATGACCTGGCCACCCAAAACGGACCTTTCATCTCTCCGGATATTTACCGGCGCCTCATCAAGCCCCGCCAGAAAAAACTCTTCGATACGATCAGAGGGAAAACCCGGGCCAAGCTTTTTTACCATTCCTGCGGCGCCGTTTCGCCTTTTATTCCGGACCTCATCGACATTGGTGTGGATATTCTGAACCCGGTCCAGGTTGCGGCTAGGGGTATGGATGCCGCCTATCTGAAAAGAGAATTCGGAAGCTATTTGTGTTTTTGGGGCGGGATCGACACCCAAAGTGTTCTTCCCTTTGGAACTCCCGATGATGTCCGGGATGAAGTTCGGCGGAGAATCGACCAACTGGCTCCCGGTGGCGGATACGTATTGGGAGCGGTCCACAACATCCAGGCCGACGTCCCCCCGGAAAATGTAGTAGCTATGTTCGAGGAAGCCCTGCGTTACGGAGGGTATGGAGTCGGATAA